From Micromonospora sp. NBC_01699, a single genomic window includes:
- a CDS encoding GNAT family N-acetyltransferase, which translates to MLDTRLFHHLVSWLGQWPTRQPLQVVGSERRIRPAWDGQVHPVVGVGEPGALVLSVPPDRVAAVRELAGKPFDTLLAELPYAVGFPGWQSYPAIFRYSLAPASLPDAGEWGAADDPTLPTWLRPFADVLVARDGDGEYLAGVGVKRHDRYGHELSVGTTPAARGRGLARRLVAQAARRVLDEGAVPTYLHAPDNHASARVAGAAGFPDRGWTSYGVFRSE; encoded by the coding sequence ATGCTCGACACACGCCTGTTCCACCATCTGGTGAGCTGGCTGGGTCAGTGGCCTACCCGGCAGCCGTTGCAGGTGGTGGGCTCGGAGCGGCGGATCCGGCCGGCCTGGGACGGGCAGGTGCATCCGGTGGTCGGTGTCGGCGAGCCCGGTGCCCTGGTGCTGTCGGTGCCGCCGGACCGGGTGGCGGCCGTACGCGAACTGGCCGGCAAGCCGTTCGACACGCTGCTCGCCGAGCTGCCGTACGCCGTGGGTTTTCCGGGTTGGCAGTCGTATCCGGCGATTTTTCGTTATTCGCTGGCACCGGCATCGCTGCCGGACGCGGGGGAGTGGGGCGCCGCCGACGATCCGACGCTGCCCACCTGGCTGCGTCCGTTCGCCGACGTGCTGGTGGCCCGCGACGGCGACGGCGAGTACCTGGCCGGGGTGGGCGTCAAGCGCCACGACCGGTACGGCCACGAGCTGTCGGTCGGCACCACGCCGGCAGCCCGGGGCCGGGGGTTGGCCCGGCGGCTGGTGGCGCAGGCCGCCCGGCGGGTGCTCGACGAGGGCGCGGTGCCGACCTACCTGCACGCGCCCGACAACCACGCCTCGGCGCGGGTGGCCGGCGCGGCGGGTTTCCCGGACCGGGGCTGGACGTCGTACGGGGTCTTTCGCTCCGAGTAA
- a CDS encoding alginate lyase family protein yields the protein MSQPLRHGRRAFAVTATLALLLTAAPAASARAGTTTDGSATSTAADVVVAAPATFTHPGVLVSRPQLDFIRGRVNANAQPWRAAYDQMMASRYASLTRTAKPRAVVECGSYSNPNNGCTDEREDALAAYTLSLAWYITQDSRYAAKAIQIMDAWSAVIQDHTNSNAPLQTAWAGSSWPRAAEIIRYTYSGWSSANITRFGNMLRNVYLPEIINGNTYSNGNWELSMMEASIGISVFLEDRGVYDRALAKFRARVPAFIYITSDGAFPKGPAGSTIDTRSEVASYWQGQNTFVDGLSQETCRDFTHTGYGLSAIAHVAETTRHQGQDLYPELQDRLRHALGFHAKYQLGEAIPSWLCGGSLTKGLGPITEVGFNALNNRMGIAMTNTQRLTEQQRPAGTNNLFVAWETLTHAGNPN from the coding sequence ATGTCCCAACCACTCCGGCACGGTAGACGGGCGTTCGCGGTCACCGCGACTCTCGCCCTGCTGCTGACCGCCGCCCCGGCCGCCAGTGCGCGGGCCGGCACCACCACCGACGGGTCGGCCACCTCCACCGCCGCCGACGTGGTCGTCGCCGCACCGGCCACCTTCACCCACCCCGGCGTACTGGTCAGCCGGCCACAGCTCGACTTCATCCGGGGCCGGGTCAACGCCAACGCCCAACCCTGGCGCGCCGCCTACGACCAGATGATGGCCAGCCGGTACGCGTCCCTGACCCGGACCGCGAAGCCGCGAGCCGTGGTCGAGTGCGGGTCGTACTCGAACCCGAACAACGGCTGCACCGACGAACGCGAGGACGCGCTGGCCGCGTACACCCTGTCGCTGGCCTGGTACATCACCCAGGACAGCCGGTATGCCGCCAAGGCCATCCAGATCATGGACGCCTGGTCGGCGGTGATCCAGGACCACACCAACAGCAATGCCCCGTTGCAGACCGCCTGGGCGGGCTCCTCCTGGCCCCGGGCAGCCGAGATCATCCGCTACACGTACAGCGGCTGGTCGTCGGCGAACATCACCCGGTTCGGCAACATGCTGCGCAACGTCTACCTGCCGGAGATCATCAACGGCAACACGTACAGCAACGGCAACTGGGAACTGAGCATGATGGAGGCGTCCATCGGCATCTCGGTCTTCCTGGAGGACCGGGGCGTCTACGACCGGGCGCTGGCCAAGTTCCGCGCCCGGGTGCCCGCCTTCATCTACATCACCAGCGACGGCGCCTTCCCGAAGGGCCCGGCCGGCAGCACCATCGACACCCGGTCCGAGGTGGCCAGCTACTGGCAGGGCCAGAACACTTTCGTGGACGGTCTGTCCCAGGAGACCTGCCGGGACTTCACCCACACCGGGTACGGCCTGTCCGCCATCGCCCACGTCGCCGAGACCACCCGGCACCAGGGCCAGGACCTCTACCCGGAGTTGCAGGACCGGCTCCGGCACGCGCTCGGCTTCCACGCCAAGTACCAGCTCGGCGAGGCCATCCCGAGCTGGCTCTGCGGCGGCAGCCTGACCAAGGGCCTCGGCCCGATCACCGAGGTCGGCTTCAACGCGCTGAACAACCGGATGGGCATCGCGATGACCAACACCCAGCGGCTCACCGAACAGCAGCGCCCGGCCGGCACCAACAACCTCTTCGTCGCCTGGGAAACCCTGACCCACGCGGGCAACCCCAACTGA
- a CDS encoding helix-turn-helix domain-containing protein, whose protein sequence is MSDLPARFKRLRAERAVTQDQVAEAIQVSDSLIAAFETNRLVPKPDTAATLDAYFGTGDEIQKASIEARKNRRPTPTWFRPWREVEDSASMLRYFQATLIPGLLQTEAYAHAVFAASGTLTADEVASRVAYRMERQSAILDRDQPPFCVFILDESALRCGRPEIAKDQLKYLADASDRANLFVHVVPDAAGLYVGRSGSFALGTMLGGGMVGYLEDFYEGRVIDEPTRVDGLDRTWQAIAAVALPCDQSRDLILKLVDER, encoded by the coding sequence GTGAGTGATCTTCCGGCGCGATTCAAGCGGCTACGCGCAGAGCGCGCGGTCACCCAGGATCAGGTGGCCGAAGCGATCCAGGTCAGCGATTCCTTGATCGCGGCCTTCGAGACGAACCGGCTGGTCCCGAAGCCCGACACGGCCGCGACCCTGGACGCGTACTTCGGCACCGGCGACGAGATCCAAAAGGCATCGATCGAGGCCCGAAAAAACCGCCGCCCGACACCGACCTGGTTCCGGCCGTGGCGGGAGGTTGAAGACTCCGCGTCCATGCTCCGTTACTTCCAGGCCACCCTGATTCCAGGTCTGCTTCAAACCGAGGCGTACGCACATGCGGTGTTCGCCGCATCGGGAACACTGACCGCTGACGAGGTTGCGTCGAGGGTTGCCTACCGGATGGAGCGACAGAGCGCCATCCTCGACCGAGATCAGCCGCCGTTCTGCGTCTTCATACTGGATGAATCCGCGCTGCGGTGCGGGCGGCCCGAGATCGCCAAGGATCAGTTGAAGTACCTGGCCGACGCGAGCGACCGCGCCAACCTCTTCGTCCACGTGGTTCCCGATGCGGCCGGACTGTATGTAGGCCGGTCAGGGTCGTTCGCCCTGGGCACGATGCTCGGCGGAGGGATGGTTGGCTACCTGGAGGACTTCTACGAAGGCCGAGTCATCGACGAGCCAACTCGCGTAGACGGCCTCGATCGGACGTGGCAGGCTATAGCGGCGGTCGCACTCCCGTGCGATCAGTCGAGAGACCTGATCCTGAAGTTGGTGGATGAGAGATGA
- a CDS encoding DUF397 domain-containing protein, whose amino-acid sequence MTTESPNWRKSSRSNQSGGDCVEVADNLSGRVLVRDSKDQSGPVLAFGSAAWRGFVTLAKQV is encoded by the coding sequence ATGACGACCGAATCCCCGAACTGGCGGAAGTCCAGCCGCAGCAACCAGTCCGGTGGGGACTGCGTGGAGGTTGCCGACAACCTGTCCGGTCGCGTCCTCGTCCGGGACAGCAAGGACCAGTCTGGCCCCGTGCTCGCCTTCGGATCAGCGGCGTGGCGCGGCTTCGTCACCCTGGCCAAGCAGGTCTGA
- a CDS encoding class I SAM-dependent methyltransferase: MSATPPTFDELVAEGVAVPVDGWDFSWFVGRATEERPSWGYSRLLGDRMSRATAAVDLQTGGGEVLATIPEPPPLLVATESWPPNVDVARRNLAPLGGRVVAAADRSELPFRTGAFDLVASRHPVDTHWPEVARLLRPGGTLLSQQIGPGTVGELAEVIAGPLPANPRRGTAWIAAEAGAAGLELLDLREEALRTVFHDIGAVVHFLRKVIWIVPGFTVERYRDELAALHRRIEADGPFVAYARRILVEARKPH, encoded by the coding sequence ATGAGCGCGACCCCACCGACCTTCGACGAGCTTGTCGCCGAGGGCGTCGCAGTGCCGGTGGACGGCTGGGACTTCTCCTGGTTCGTTGGCCGGGCCACCGAGGAACGCCCCTCCTGGGGCTACTCCCGGTTGCTCGGCGACCGGATGTCCCGGGCAACGGCCGCCGTCGATCTGCAAACTGGCGGTGGTGAGGTGCTCGCCACCATTCCCGAGCCGCCGCCGCTGCTGGTGGCGACCGAGTCCTGGCCGCCGAACGTCGATGTCGCCCGGCGCAACCTGGCCCCGCTCGGGGGGCGCGTGGTTGCCGCCGCCGACCGGTCCGAGCTGCCGTTCCGCACCGGCGCCTTCGACCTGGTGGCCAGTCGGCACCCGGTGGACACCCACTGGCCGGAGGTGGCCCGGCTGCTGCGCCCCGGCGGCACCCTCCTCTCCCAGCAGATCGGCCCCGGCACCGTCGGCGAACTCGCCGAGGTCATCGCCGGCCCGCTGCCGGCCAACCCCCGCCGGGGCACGGCGTGGATCGCCGCCGAGGCCGGGGCCGCCGGCCTGGAGCTGCTTGACCTGCGCGAAGAAGCCCTGCGTACGGTTTTCCACGACATCGGCGCGGTGGTCCACTTCCTGCGCAAGGTGATCTGGATCGTGCCCGGCTTCACCGTCGAGCGCTACCGTGACGAGCTCGCCGCGCTGCACCGGCGGATCGAGGCGGACGGCCCGTTCGTCGCGTACGCCCGGCGGATCCTGGTCGAGGCCCGCAAGCCCCACTGA
- a CDS encoding anthrone oxygenase family protein, with translation MTGTLAAWSAAVTLAVTGAITGLYYAYSVSVMPGLNAIGGGSAIRAMNSINVKIQNPLFFVTFFGPVVTATLTGVLLLVLGHRPAAVLFLLAAAVYLFGAFLLTVAVNVPLNDLLAATAVPADPAEAARVWADYSSRWTGWNTVRAAASLVSLLLIGLGIYQWHRQR, from the coding sequence ATGACCGGCACCCTGGCGGCCTGGTCGGCGGCGGTGACGCTGGCGGTGACCGGGGCGATCACCGGCCTGTACTACGCGTACTCGGTGTCGGTGATGCCCGGCCTGAACGCGATCGGCGGGGGCTCCGCGATCCGGGCCATGAACAGCATCAACGTGAAGATCCAGAATCCGCTCTTCTTCGTCACGTTCTTCGGCCCGGTGGTCACGGCGACGCTGACCGGCGTGCTGCTGCTGGTGCTCGGGCATCGGCCGGCGGCGGTGCTGTTCCTGCTCGCCGCGGCCGTCTACCTGTTCGGCGCGTTCCTGCTGACCGTGGCGGTCAACGTGCCGCTGAACGATTTGCTCGCCGCGACGGCGGTGCCGGCCGATCCGGCGGAGGCGGCACGGGTCTGGGCGGACTACTCGTCCCGCTGGACCGGCTGGAACACGGTACGCGCCGCCGCCAGCCTGGTCAGCCTGCTCCTGATCGGCCTCGGCATCTACCAGTGGCACCGCCAGCGGTAG
- a CDS encoding NmrA family NAD(P)-binding protein: MTENVHNRPILVLGGTGKTGRRVVTRLTATNRAVRVGSRTGDPPFEWTDERTWAGVLAGVESVYLVYYPDLAAPDAVDTIRAFTGRAVAAGVRRLVLLSGRGEPAAQLSEQVVRESGLSWTILRASWFNQNFSEDFLTDFVRDGAVLLPAGEVAEPFVDAEDIAEIAAEALTGDRHAGRLYELTGPRLLTFAEATAEIADAAGRQIHYRSVPPEGYAAEMARYDVPAEFVEVLVDLFGQVLDGRNAYLADGVRRALGREPRDFAEYAKEAAATGAWSERAAAQPS; encoded by the coding sequence ATGACAGAGAACGTGCACAACAGGCCGATCCTGGTGCTCGGCGGCACCGGCAAGACCGGTCGGCGGGTGGTGACCCGCCTCACCGCCACGAACCGGGCGGTACGGGTCGGCTCGCGTACCGGTGACCCGCCGTTCGAGTGGACCGACGAGCGCACCTGGGCTGGCGTACTGGCCGGGGTGGAGTCGGTGTACCTGGTGTACTACCCCGATCTGGCCGCGCCGGACGCGGTCGACACGATCCGGGCCTTCACCGGCCGGGCGGTTGCCGCCGGGGTACGGCGACTGGTCCTGCTCTCCGGCCGGGGCGAGCCGGCGGCGCAGCTCAGCGAGCAGGTGGTGCGGGAGTCCGGGCTGTCCTGGACGATTCTGCGGGCAAGCTGGTTCAACCAGAACTTCAGCGAGGATTTCCTGACCGACTTCGTCCGTGACGGCGCGGTGCTGCTGCCGGCGGGCGAGGTGGCCGAGCCGTTCGTCGACGCCGAGGACATCGCCGAGATCGCCGCCGAGGCGCTGACCGGTGACCGGCACGCGGGTCGGCTCTACGAACTGACCGGTCCACGGCTGCTCACCTTCGCCGAGGCGACCGCCGAGATCGCCGACGCGGCCGGGCGGCAGATCCACTACCGGTCGGTCCCGCCCGAGGGGTACGCCGCCGAGATGGCCCGGTACGACGTACCGGCCGAGTTCGTGGAGGTGCTGGTAGACCTGTTCGGTCAGGTGCTCGACGGGCGCAACGCGTACCTGGCCGACGGGGTGCGCCGTGCCCTGGGCCGGGAGCCCCGCGACTTCGCCGAGTACGCGAAGGAGGCCGCCGCCACCGGGGCCTGGTCCGAGCGGGCGGCGGCGCAACCGTCATGA
- a CDS encoding AraC family transcriptional regulator: protein MDVLAGLLDGPRARGAFLIRSVFDPPWSVRIEDRAPLTLVSMVRGDGWVLPDRGEPRRLRPGDVAIVRGPEPYTVADDPLTPPQAVIHPGERSTTPAGDELCEVMDLGVRTWGEHLDGAAVLLSGTYQLEGEVSGRLLRVLPPLLVLPHEAWDSPLVGLLAQEMTRDEPGQEVVLDRLLDLLLIAVLRAWFSRPEAAAPAWYRAHGDPVVGEALRLLHDRPEQPWTVADLATRTGMSRAALARRFTDLVGEPPMAYLTNLRLALAADLLREPDATIAAVARRVGYGSPFALSSAFKRVHGLTPTQHRVSPHTAPSPASSASSASSASPASPSI from the coding sequence GTGGACGTACTGGCGGGGCTGCTGGACGGGCCCAGGGCACGCGGGGCATTTCTGATCCGTTCCGTGTTCGACCCACCCTGGTCGGTACGGATCGAGGACCGCGCCCCGCTCACCCTGGTGTCGATGGTGCGCGGCGATGGCTGGGTGCTGCCGGACCGGGGCGAGCCCCGGCGGCTGCGCCCCGGTGACGTGGCGATCGTGCGTGGGCCGGAGCCGTACACGGTGGCGGACGACCCGTTGACCCCGCCGCAGGCGGTGATCCATCCGGGCGAGCGCAGCACCACGCCGGCCGGGGACGAGTTGTGCGAGGTGATGGACCTCGGCGTACGCACCTGGGGTGAACACCTCGACGGTGCGGCGGTGCTGCTCAGCGGGACGTACCAGCTGGAGGGTGAGGTCAGCGGGCGACTGCTGCGGGTGCTGCCGCCGCTGCTGGTGCTGCCGCACGAGGCGTGGGACAGCCCGCTGGTGGGACTGCTCGCGCAGGAGATGACCAGGGACGAACCGGGCCAGGAGGTGGTCCTCGACCGGCTGCTGGACCTGCTGCTGATCGCCGTACTCCGGGCCTGGTTTTCCCGGCCGGAGGCGGCGGCGCCGGCCTGGTATCGGGCGCACGGTGACCCGGTCGTGGGCGAGGCGCTGCGGCTGCTGCACGACCGCCCGGAGCAGCCGTGGACGGTGGCGGACCTGGCGACGCGGACCGGGATGTCCCGCGCGGCGCTGGCCCGCCGCTTCACCGACCTGGTCGGCGAGCCGCCGATGGCGTACCTGACCAACCTGCGGCTGGCGCTCGCTGCCGACCTGTTGCGCGAGCCGGACGCGACGATCGCCGCCGTGGCCCGTCGCGTCGGCTACGGCAGCCCCTTCGCCCTCAGCTCAGCCTTCAAACGAGTACACGGCCTCACCCCCACCCAACACCGCGTCTCCCCCCACACCGCCCCCTCCCCGGCCTCCTCGGCCTCCTCGGCCTCCTCGGCCTCCCCGGCCTCCCCGTCGATCTAG
- a CDS encoding phosphatase PAP2 family protein, producing MRERARSYGSVAVRRWGGALALVAGGVGLVGWLAPGGLGDPAVLRVTEGVSAAGYRTVVEAMAGTPDWLHRLVELTTDAALLILLALVAGIGWLGRQRDPLLLAGAVLVLVATGAAYALSEASKLVVDQERPCRALAGVEPISHCPEVGDWSFPSNHATIAAALGVGLAMVVPRLARFTLPLAGATALLRVVAGVHYPHDIVAGLTLGGVLATATVLVALDPTVRLLHLLRLAPPTTPGRHR from the coding sequence ATGAGAGAGCGGGCGCGGTCGTACGGGTCGGTGGCGGTCCGGCGCTGGGGCGGCGCGTTGGCGCTGGTGGCGGGCGGGGTCGGACTGGTCGGCTGGCTCGCGCCGGGCGGGCTCGGTGACCCGGCGGTGCTCCGGGTCACCGAGGGCGTCTCGGCGGCCGGCTACCGAACCGTCGTCGAGGCGATGGCCGGCACCCCCGACTGGCTGCACCGGCTGGTCGAACTGACCACCGACGCGGCCCTGCTGATCCTGCTGGCCCTGGTCGCCGGGATCGGCTGGCTCGGCCGACAACGCGACCCGCTGCTGTTGGCCGGCGCGGTGCTGGTCCTCGTCGCCACCGGCGCCGCGTACGCGCTGAGCGAGGCGTCGAAGCTGGTGGTGGACCAGGAGCGGCCGTGCCGGGCACTGGCCGGGGTCGAGCCGATCAGCCACTGCCCCGAGGTCGGTGACTGGTCGTTCCCGAGCAACCATGCCACCATCGCCGCCGCACTCGGGGTGGGGCTGGCGATGGTCGTACCCCGGCTGGCCCGGTTCACCCTGCCCCTGGCCGGGGCGACCGCACTGCTGCGGGTGGTGGCCGGGGTGCACTATCCACACGACATCGTCGCCGGGCTGACCCTGGGCGGGGTGCTGGCAACCGCCACGGTGCTGGTCGCGCTCGACCCGACCGTACGACTGCTGCACCTGTTGCGACTGGCCCCACCAACAACACCGGGGCGCCATAGGTGA
- a CDS encoding glycoside hydrolase family 3 protein — MGTDPGLRRLALRTLLAAFPGDSPPDWALGLVADGLAGHTLFGRNVTDPAQVAASTAALRAVRPDVLIAIDEEGGDVTRLAHATGSPYPGNAALGAVNDVGLTRRVYQAIGAELAALGINVNLAPTVDVNSADDNPIIGTRSFGADPVRVAAHSAAAVAGLQSAGVAACAKHFPGHGATIADSHYELPTVDVPLDLLRVRDLPPFAAVIAADTKAIMTAHIRVPVLTGDGPATFSRAVLVDLLRGEYGFTGAVITDALEMKGAALAAGGIGPAAVRALDAGADLLCIGADVDAALVEEVAAEIVAALRDGRLSTERVEQAAGRADALAVWTRAAATAEITVDNLGYAAAKRAVRVEGVLTALDDPLVVQLVSSSTIAEGRVPWGLGPHLDGTEQLPLVAAETDPETLAKLADGRPIVLVGRHVHRLSGAAELIEALAVDHPVTVVEMGWPSTWRPAGVRAFVTTYGASHANGWAAADTLGLAG, encoded by the coding sequence GTGGGGACTGATCCAGGACTCCGCCGGTTGGCACTGCGTACGCTGCTCGCCGCCTTTCCCGGCGACTCGCCGCCGGACTGGGCGCTCGGCCTGGTCGCCGACGGGCTCGCCGGCCACACCCTGTTCGGTCGCAACGTCACCGACCCGGCCCAGGTCGCGGCCAGCACCGCCGCCCTGCGCGCGGTCCGCCCGGACGTCCTGATCGCGATCGACGAGGAGGGCGGCGACGTCACCCGGCTGGCCCACGCCACCGGCAGCCCGTACCCGGGCAACGCCGCGCTCGGCGCGGTCAACGACGTCGGCCTCACCCGGCGGGTCTACCAGGCCATCGGAGCCGAGCTCGCCGCCCTCGGGATCAACGTCAACCTCGCCCCGACGGTGGACGTGAACAGCGCCGACGACAACCCGATCATCGGCACCCGGTCGTTCGGCGCCGACCCGGTCCGGGTCGCCGCGCACTCCGCCGCCGCCGTCGCCGGCCTCCAGTCGGCCGGGGTCGCCGCCTGCGCCAAGCACTTCCCCGGCCACGGCGCCACCATCGCCGACTCGCACTACGAGCTGCCGACCGTCGACGTACCGCTGGACCTGCTCCGGGTCCGCGACCTGCCACCGTTCGCCGCCGTGATCGCCGCCGACACCAAGGCGATCATGACCGCGCACATCCGGGTGCCGGTGCTGACCGGCGACGGGCCGGCCACCTTCAGCCGGGCCGTCCTGGTCGACCTGCTCCGCGGCGAATACGGCTTCACCGGTGCGGTGATCACCGACGCGCTGGAGATGAAGGGCGCGGCACTGGCCGCCGGTGGCATCGGCCCGGCCGCGGTGCGCGCCCTGGACGCCGGCGCCGACCTGCTCTGCATCGGCGCCGACGTGGACGCCGCCCTGGTCGAGGAGGTGGCCGCCGAGATCGTCGCCGCGCTGCGCGACGGCCGGCTGAGCACCGAGCGGGTCGAGCAGGCCGCCGGCCGCGCCGACGCGCTCGCCGTCTGGACCCGGGCCGCCGCGACCGCCGAGATCACCGTCGACAACCTGGGGTACGCCGCCGCGAAGCGCGCGGTACGGGTCGAGGGCGTGCTCACCGCCCTGGACGATCCGCTCGTGGTGCAGCTCGTCTCCTCCTCCACGATCGCCGAGGGACGGGTCCCGTGGGGCCTCGGACCGCACCTGGACGGCACCGAGCAGTTGCCGCTGGTGGCCGCCGAGACCGACCCGGAGACCCTGGCGAAGCTGGCCGACGGGCGGCCGATCGTGCTGGTCGGACGGCATGTGCACCGGCTGTCGGGCGCGGCCGAGCTAATCGAGGCGCTGGCGGTCGACCATCCGGTGACCGTGGTGGAGATGGGCTGGCCGTCGACCTGGCGACCGGCGGGCGTACGCGCCTTCGTCACCACGTACGGCGCCAGCCACGCCAACGGCTGGGCGGCCGCCGACACCCTCGGCCTGGCCGGCTGA
- a CDS encoding ROK family transcriptional regulator, translated as MASTRLPGTPRLLRALNDRAALELLLSQGPLTRAQLGELTGLSKVTASQLVERLEERGLVIRVGEQAGGRGPNAQLYAVEPGSAHVIGVDVGPDRVVAACADITGRVIGRVEQSTRDTDDPVGVVHNAVVQAASSAGASLSSVRRVVLGTPGLVDPATGDITFAFNLPRWHRGLLAALREDLHTPVVFENDVNLAALAEAQSGAARGVDDFVLVWVGVGVGLAIVLGGRLHHGSSGAAGEIGYLPVPGAPIPRDVSRRAKPAFQQLAAADAVRVVAREHGFRAATAADAVRAAIAAGTEGGQLLDELARRLALGVASTCVVLDPPLVVLAGEVGQAGGSALAERVQHEVAAITLVTPRVVVTELTDEPVLRGALRTALDAVRDEVFGSTVG; from the coding sequence ATGGCTTCCACCCGGCTACCCGGCACGCCCCGCCTGCTGCGCGCGCTCAACGATCGCGCCGCGCTCGAACTGCTGCTCTCGCAGGGGCCGCTGACCAGGGCACAGCTCGGCGAGCTGACCGGGCTGTCCAAGGTGACCGCCTCCCAGTTGGTGGAGCGGCTGGAGGAGCGCGGGCTGGTTATCCGGGTCGGCGAGCAGGCCGGTGGGCGCGGGCCGAACGCCCAGCTCTACGCGGTCGAGCCGGGCAGCGCGCACGTCATCGGGGTGGACGTCGGCCCGGACCGGGTGGTCGCCGCCTGCGCCGACATCACCGGCAGGGTGATCGGCCGGGTGGAACAGTCCACCCGCGACACCGACGACCCGGTCGGCGTCGTACACAACGCGGTGGTCCAGGCGGCGAGCAGCGCCGGGGCGTCACTGAGCAGCGTACGGCGGGTGGTGCTGGGCACGCCCGGTCTGGTCGACCCGGCCACCGGGGACATCACCTTCGCGTTCAACCTGCCCCGCTGGCACCGGGGCCTGCTTGCCGCGCTCCGGGAGGACCTGCACACCCCCGTCGTGTTCGAGAACGACGTCAACCTCGCCGCCCTCGCCGAGGCGCAGTCCGGTGCCGCCCGGGGCGTGGACGACTTCGTCCTGGTCTGGGTCGGTGTCGGTGTCGGTCTGGCCATCGTGCTGGGCGGCCGGCTGCACCACGGCAGCAGTGGCGCGGCCGGCGAGATCGGCTACCTGCCGGTGCCCGGCGCACCCATCCCGAGGGACGTCTCCCGCCGGGCCAAGCCCGCGTTCCAACAGCTCGCCGCCGCCGACGCGGTCCGGGTCGTGGCGCGCGAGCACGGCTTCCGGGCGGCGACGGCCGCGGACGCCGTACGGGCCGCGATCGCCGCCGGAACCGAGGGCGGTCAACTGCTCGACGAACTGGCCCGCCGGCTGGCGCTCGGGGTGGCCAGCACCTGTGTCGTGCTCGACCCGCCGCTGGTGGTGCTGGCCGGCGAGGTCGGCCAGGCCGGCGGCAGCGCGCTGGCCGAGCGGGTGCAGCACGAGGTCGCCGCGATCACGCTGGTCACGCCCCGGGTCGTGGTGACCGAGCTGACCGACGAACCGGTGTTGCGCGGTGCCCTGCGGACGGCCCTCGACGCGGTCCGGGACGAGGTGTTCGGCTCGACCGTCGGCTAG
- a CDS encoding golvesin C-terminal-like domain-containing protein, translating into MGTLSTDYGPAAWAPAYSGNYTASSRESSYPINYVIIHVAQGSYAGTVNWFQNSAAGVSAHYTFRSSDGAVTQSVRDKDVAWHAGNWTYNTQSIGIEHEGYVNQASWFTDAMYRASAALTRHLCDKYGIPKDRSRIIGHNQVPGATHTDPGPYWNWTTYMQYVTGSGGGGGGGWTATVDNTTSGRFTASANWGVSTYSAQRQGVDYRYANPVGASDVAWYRFNIPATASYRVDVWYPADPGYNESTPYVVVTPSGNQTVVVNQRGGGGQWRSLGAFTLAAGDANKVGVSRWASGTGYVIADAVRVTRL; encoded by the coding sequence GTGGGCACGCTCAGCACCGACTACGGCCCGGCCGCCTGGGCGCCGGCGTACTCCGGCAACTACACGGCATCCAGCCGCGAGTCGTCGTACCCGATCAACTACGTGATCATCCACGTGGCGCAGGGGTCGTACGCCGGCACCGTCAACTGGTTCCAGAACTCGGCCGCCGGGGTCAGCGCGCACTACACGTTCCGCTCCTCCGACGGCGCCGTCACCCAGTCCGTACGGGACAAGGACGTCGCCTGGCACGCCGGCAACTGGACGTACAACACCCAGTCGATCGGGATCGAGCACGAGGGGTACGTCAACCAGGCGTCCTGGTTCACCGACGCGATGTACCGGGCCTCGGCCGCGCTGACCCGGCACCTGTGCGACAAGTACGGCATCCCGAAGGACCGCTCGCGCATCATCGGGCACAACCAGGTCCCCGGTGCCACCCACACCGACCCCGGCCCGTACTGGAACTGGACCACCTACATGCAGTACGTCACCGGCTCCGGTGGCGGCGGCGGTGGTGGCTGGACGGCCACCGTCGACAACACCACCTCGGGCCGGTTCACCGCGAGCGCCAACTGGGGTGTGTCGACGTACTCGGCGCAGCGCCAGGGTGTCGACTACCGGTACGCCAACCCGGTCGGCGCGAGCGACGTCGCCTGGTACCGGTTCAACATCCCGGCGACGGCGAGCTACCGGGTCGACGTCTGGTACCCGGCCGACCCCGGCTACAACGAGTCCACCCCGTACGTGGTGGTCACGCCGAGCGGCAACCAGACCGTCGTCGTCAACCAACGCGGCGGCGGCGGGCAGTGGCGCTCACTGGGCGCCTTCACCCTCGCCGCCGGTGACGCGAACAAGGTAGGGGTGAGCCGCTGGGCCTCCGGCACCGGCTACGTCATCGCCGACGCCGTCCGGGTCACCCGCCTCTGA